The genome window CCTTCATTGCCCCTAGGGCCTGGGACACCACAAGGGCCTGGCTCGCCCCAAGAACCTTCATTGCCCCTAGGGCCTGGGACACCACAAGGGCCTGGCTCGCCCCAAGAACCTTCATTGCCTCTAGGGCCTGGGACACCACAAGGGCCAGGGTCGCCCCAAGAACCTTCATTGCCTGTAGGGCCTGGCTCGCCCCAAGGGCCCCAACAGCCTGGCTCACCCCAAGAACCTTTATTGCCTCTAGGGCCTGGCTCGCCCCTAGGGCCCAGCTTGCCGCAAGGGCCTTCATCCCCACAACAGCCTGGCTCGCCCCAAGAACCTTCATTGCCCCTAGGGCCTGGGTCGCCCCAAGGGCCCCAACAGCCTGGCTTACCCCTAGGGCCCGGCTTGCCGCAAGAACCTTCATCCCCGCAACAGCCTGGCTTGCCCCTAGGGCCTGGCTTGCCCCTAGGGCCCGGCTTGCCGCAAGGGCCTTCATTGCCCCTAGGGCCTGGATCGCCCCAACAGCCTGGGTCACCCCTAGGGCCTGGC of Micropterus dolomieu isolate WLL.071019.BEF.003 ecotype Adirondacks unplaced genomic scaffold, ASM2129224v1 contig_5394, whole genome shotgun sequence contains these proteins:
- the LOC123964782 gene encoding basic salivary proline-rich protein 1-like, with the translated sequence LPLGPGTPQGPGSPQEPSLPLGPGTPQGPGSPQEPSLPLGPGTPQGPGSPQEPSLPVGPGSPQGPQQPGSPQEPLLPLGPGSPLGPSLPQGPSSPQQPGSPQEPSLPLGPGSPQGPQQPGLPLGPGLPQEPSSPQQPGLPLGPGLPLGPGLPQGPSLPLGPGSPQQPGSPLGPGSPQEPSSPQIHPTRARPQRPACPQRPGALLGPGSPQGPPSPQQPSSPQGPQLQTLPTTHGCDIPTGEQVTCGQS